A genomic window from Pecten maximus chromosome 6, xPecMax1.1, whole genome shotgun sequence includes:
- the LOC117329239 gene encoding uncharacterized protein LOC117329239 isoform X2 has protein sequence MDLNECQSQYQEIQGRTFLPMKEEYVCKDYLMDMSEFQKQKPYSKVYVPNMESRLRFYKFMDQDPETWATKEDADLALKESTENLTAEQKLVDAEKEHIDHLIEKTVGEYEALQNNLQLIGKKLQVFTEKKTKLENLKSKAKRSAGYLGRGNHLSFRILYPQEAAGGEACQVNGSYRTVSDDHQ, from the exons ATGGATCTTAACGAATGTCAATCACA atATCAAGAGATTCAAGGCAGAACCTTTCTTCCTATGAAAGAGGAATATGTTTGTAAAGACTATTTAATGGATATGTCAGAATTTCAAAAG caAAAACCTTACAGCAAAGTATATGTACCTAACATGGAGAGTCGACTGAGATTTTACAAGTTCATGGACCAGGATCCTGAGACATGGGCAACAAAGGAAGATGCAG ATCTGGCTTTAAAAGAATCAACAGAAAACCTTACAGCTGAACAGAAACTTGTGGATGCTGAGAAGGAACACATTGACCATCTAATAGAGAAAACAGTGGGAG AGTATGAAGCTCTTCAAAACAACCTACAGCTAATTGGAAAAAAATTACAGGTTTTCACAGAGAAG aaaacaaaacttgaaaactTGAAATCTAAAGCAAAAAGAAGTGCTGGCTATCTTGGGAGAGGGAATCACTTGTCCTTCAGAATTCTATATCCACAAGAAGCAGcag GAGGAGAAGCTTGCCAAGTTAACGGCAGCTATAGAACTGTGTCAGACGACCATCAGTAG